A section of the Pseudomonas fluorescens genome encodes:
- the yidD gene encoding membrane protein insertion efficiency factor YidD, translating to MRKLALVPIQFYRYAISPLMASHCRFYPSCSCYAYEAIENHGLLRGGWLTFRRLGRCHPWNPGGYDPVPPIPTSRSSSMAE from the coding sequence ATGCGTAAACTGGCCCTCGTTCCGATCCAGTTTTACCGCTATGCCATTAGTCCGCTGATGGCCAGCCACTGTCGTTTCTACCCCAGTTGTTCCTGCTACGCGTATGAAGCCATAGAAAATCATGGCCTTCTGCGCGGTGGCTGGCTGACCTTTCGTCGTTTAGGTCGCTGTCATCCGTGGAATCCCGGTGGTTATGACCCGGTTCCGCCTATCCCTACCTCCCGTTCTTCTTCGATGGCCGAGTAA
- the mnmE gene encoding tRNA uridine-5-carboxymethylaminomethyl(34) synthesis GTPase MnmE, protein MSAPRETIAAVATAQGRGGVGIVRISGPLAGIAAQAISGRELKPRYAHYGPFFGEDLEVLDEGLALYFPGPNSFTGEDVLELQGHGGPIVLDMLLQRCLQLGCRLARPGEFSERAFLNDKLDLAQAEAIADLIEASSAQAARNALRSLQGAFSLRVHNLTEQLISLRIYVEAAIDFPEEEIDFLADGHVLAMLDKVRDELSTVLKEAGQGALLRDGMTVVIAGRPNAGKSSLLNALAGREAAIVTEIAGTTRDILREHIHIDGMPLHVVDTAGLRDTDDQVEKIGVERALKAIGEADRVLLVVDATAPEAVDPFALWPEFLEQRPDPAKVTLIRNKADLTGEAIALEVSDDGHVTISLSAKSAGAGLELLRDHLKACMGYEQTSESSFSARRRHLEALRHASAALEHGRAQLTLAGAGELLAEDLRQAQQLLGEITGAFSSDDLLGRIFSSFCIGK, encoded by the coding sequence ATGAGCGCTCCTCGTGAAACCATCGCCGCCGTCGCCACCGCTCAAGGCCGGGGCGGTGTCGGTATCGTCCGTATTTCCGGACCACTTGCCGGCATTGCCGCCCAGGCGATCAGTGGGCGCGAGCTGAAGCCCCGGTATGCGCATTACGGGCCTTTTTTCGGCGAGGATCTTGAGGTGCTGGATGAGGGCCTGGCCCTGTATTTCCCGGGGCCGAACTCGTTCACCGGCGAGGATGTGCTGGAATTGCAAGGCCATGGCGGTCCTATCGTCCTGGACATGCTCCTGCAACGTTGCCTGCAACTGGGTTGCCGCCTTGCACGGCCGGGTGAATTCAGCGAGCGCGCGTTTCTCAATGACAAACTCGACCTTGCCCAGGCCGAGGCCATCGCCGACCTGATCGAGGCCAGTTCTGCACAGGCCGCACGCAATGCACTGCGCTCGTTGCAGGGGGCGTTTTCCCTGCGTGTGCATAACCTCACCGAGCAACTGATCAGTTTGCGCATCTATGTCGAGGCAGCAATTGATTTCCCCGAAGAGGAAATCGACTTTCTCGCCGATGGCCATGTCCTGGCCATGCTCGATAAGGTCCGCGATGAGTTATCCACAGTACTGAAGGAAGCCGGCCAGGGCGCATTGCTGCGCGATGGGATGACAGTAGTGATTGCTGGCCGGCCCAACGCTGGCAAGTCGAGTTTGCTCAACGCTCTTGCGGGCCGTGAAGCGGCCATTGTCACCGAGATTGCCGGCACCACCCGGGATATCTTGCGCGAACACATCCACATTGATGGCATGCCACTGCACGTGGTTGATACCGCCGGCTTACGCGATACCGATGACCAGGTGGAAAAAATCGGTGTGGAACGGGCGCTCAAGGCCATCGGTGAAGCAGATCGGGTGCTGTTGGTGGTGGATGCCACAGCACCTGAGGCTGTGGATCCTTTTGCGCTGTGGCCCGAATTCCTTGAACAACGGCCGGACCCGGCCAAAGTCACGCTGATTCGCAACAAGGCGGACCTGACGGGTGAAGCCATTGCCCTGGAGGTCAGCGACGATGGCCATGTCACCATCAGCCTCAGCGCCAAGTCTGCCGGGGCGGGCCTGGAACTGCTGCGCGATCATCTCAAGGCGTGCATGGGTTATGAACAGACCTCGGAAAGCAGCTTCAGTGCTCGCCGCAGGCACCTTGAAGCCCTACGCCATGCCAGCGCCGCCCTTGAGCACGGTAGAGCACAGCTGACGCTGGCGGGCGCGGGAGAGCTGCTGGCCGAAGATTTACGGCAGGCACAGCAACTGCTGGGGGAAATTACCGGGGCGTTCAGCTCTGATGATCTGCTCGGCAGGATCTTTTCCAGCTTCTGCATCGGTAAATAA
- the yidC gene encoding membrane protein insertase YidC → MDIKRTILIVALAIVSYVMVLKWNQDYGQAALPTQNVATNQSAPAIPDAPLGNNASASADVPSANADTSTPVDNAVITNKDLIHVKTDVLDLAIDPQGGDIAQLKLPLYPRRQDHPDVPFQLFDNGGERIYLAQSGLTGTDGPDARATGRPVYSTEQKTYQLADGQNQLNVDLKFSHDGVNYIKRFSFTRGLYDLKVTYLIDNTSEKAWTGNLFAQLKRDGSSDPSSSTATGTATYLGAALWTSNEPYKKVSMKDIDKGTLKETVQGGWVAWLQHYFVTAWIPNKGEANLVQTRKDNQGNYIIGFTGPALTVAPGAKAETSATLYAGPKSQAVLKELSPGLELTVDYGILWFIAQPIFWLLQHIHSIVGNWGWSIIFLTMLIKGIFFPLSAASYKSMARMRAVAPKLAALKEQHGDDRQKMSQAMMELYKKEKINPLGGCLPILVQMPVFLSLYWVLLESVEMRQAPFMLWITDLSIKDPFFILPIIMGATMFIQQRLNPTPPDPMQAKVMKMMPIIFTFFFLWFPAGLVLYWVVNNVLSISQQWYITRKIEAAAKKAEA, encoded by the coding sequence ATGGATATTAAACGCACGATCCTGATCGTCGCCCTGGCAATCGTGTCCTACGTTATGGTTCTGAAATGGAACCAGGACTATGGCCAGGCTGCCCTGCCGACTCAGAATGTTGCTACCAATCAGTCTGCCCCGGCTATCCCGGATGCACCGTTGGGTAACAACGCTTCCGCCAGTGCCGATGTACCCAGCGCGAATGCCGATACCAGCACCCCTGTAGATAACGCAGTCATCACCAATAAAGACCTCATCCACGTCAAGACGGATGTACTGGACCTGGCGATCGATCCACAGGGCGGTGATATTGCCCAGCTGAAATTGCCACTGTATCCACGTCGCCAAGACCATCCGGATGTTCCTTTCCAGTTGTTCGATAATGGTGGCGAGCGTATTTATCTGGCGCAAAGCGGCCTGACCGGCACTGATGGTCCTGATGCTCGTGCGACCGGTCGTCCGGTTTATTCGACCGAACAGAAGACTTATCAACTGGCTGATGGCCAAAACCAGTTGAACGTCGACCTGAAATTCAGTCACGACGGCGTCAATTACATCAAACGCTTCAGCTTCACCCGCGGTTTGTACGATCTGAAAGTCACCTACCTGATCGACAACACCAGCGAAAAAGCCTGGACTGGCAACCTGTTTGCCCAGCTCAAGCGTGATGGCAGCTCCGATCCGTCTTCCAGCACTGCCACCGGCACCGCGACTTACCTGGGCGCCGCCCTGTGGACAAGTAACGAGCCGTACAAAAAAGTGTCGATGAAAGATATCGACAAGGGCACGCTAAAAGAGACGGTGCAAGGTGGTTGGGTAGCCTGGCTGCAACACTACTTTGTAACAGCGTGGATCCCGAACAAGGGCGAAGCCAACCTGGTCCAGACCCGCAAGGACAACCAGGGCAACTACATCATCGGTTTCACTGGCCCGGCGTTGACCGTTGCGCCAGGCGCCAAAGCTGAAACCAGCGCCACCTTGTATGCCGGCCCGAAAAGCCAGGCCGTACTCAAGGAGTTATCCCCAGGCCTGGAACTGACTGTGGACTACGGCATTCTGTGGTTCATTGCCCAGCCAATCTTCTGGTTGCTGCAACACATCCACAGCATCGTCGGTAACTGGGGCTGGTCGATCATCTTCCTGACCATGCTGATCAAAGGGATTTTCTTCCCGTTGTCGGCTGCCAGCTACAAATCGATGGCTCGTATGCGCGCCGTTGCACCGAAACTGGCTGCACTGAAAGAGCAACATGGCGACGACCGGCAGAAAATGTCCCAAGCCATGATGGAGCTGTACAAGAAAGAGAAGATCAACCCGCTGGGTGGATGCTTGCCGATTCTGGTACAGATGCCGGTATTCCTGTCGCTGTACTGGGTACTCCTGGAAAGCGTGGAAATGCGCCAGGCACCGTTCATGCTGTGGATAACTGACCTGTCGATCAAAGACCCGTTCTTTATCCTGCCGATCATCATGGGCGCAACCATGTTCATCCAGCAGCGTCTGAACCCTACACCTCCGGATCCGATGCAGGCCAAGGTGATGAAAATGATGCCAATCATCTTCACCTTCTTCTTCCTGTGGTTCCCGGCTGGTCTGGTTCTGTACTGGGTGGTCAACAACGTATTGTCGATCTCTCAACAGTGGTACATCACTCGTAAGATCGAAGCGGCTGCCAAAAAAGCCGAGGCGTAA